CTCCATGGCGGCGCGGCCCGGATTGGCGATCGGCCCGGGCGGCAGACCGTCGATGACATAAGTGTTGTAGGGGGTGGGCTGGGTGATCTCACTGCGCAGGATCGAACGGCCGAGCGTGCCCTGCCCTCCGACGATGCCGTAGACGATCGTCGGGTCGGACTGCAGCTTCATCCGGCGGTTCAGCCGGTTGATGAAGACGCCGGCGACGCGCGGGCGCTCGTCGGCGCGGCCGGTTTCCTTCTCGACAATCGAGGCCAGGGTCACCAGTTCCTGCTTGGTCTTGATCGGCAAATCGGCGGGCTTGCGATCCCAGATCCGGTTCAGCAGCGCGGCCTGATCGCGCGCCATGCGGTCGATGATGGCCTGCCGGCTGAAGCCGCGCGGAATCCGGTAGGTATCGGGCAGGATCGAGCCCTCGCGCGGCACCTGGATGATGTCGCCGCTGAGCAGGTCGTTCTCGCGCAGGCGGGCGACGATCTGTTCGCTCGTCAGCCCCTCGGGAACGGTGATCGAATGCTCGACGACCTTGCCGTCGGCGATGATATCGAGAATGTCGGCCTGGCTGGCGCGGGCCTTGAACAGGTACTCACCCGCCTTGAGCTTGGTCCAGTTGCCGCTGATCAGCGCCGAGACGCGGAACACCCAGGGGTGCTCGATCATGCCCTCGCGCTGCAGCAAATCCGCGATCTCGGCCAGACCGCTGTCCTTCGGGATGATGAGGACCCGGTCACTGGCGAAGGGACCGGGCGAACGGCTTTGGCTGGAGACCACGGCAATACCCGCCCCGACGAGCCCGCCCAGCACGAGCAGAGCCGTGAAGAGCCCACTTAGCATCGCAACGAAGGGGCTGCTGCGCCGCCGGCGACGCGCTTTTGGCGGCGGGGCCGGAGGAGCGACCGGCTTCAACGCCTCGCTGGGGCTCTTCGGGGCGACGCGGGGCGAATCGTTCACGGTCTCAGAACTCGCACTTGGGACTTCATCATGGCCCGCGCCCGGCTGGCCGGAGTCGCGGCGAACCGAGGGCAACGGCCAATCGGTCGGTCGCGATTGAACCGGATTCACGGCGCCTGCGAAAGCGAATTCGCGCTTCCACCGGGAGCGCGCACTCTAGCGCAGATTATGGCGAAAGCGCGCTTCCGCCCCGATCAGGCGTCCCCGGCGTAGCGCCGCATCACCAGCGAGGCGTTCGTGCCGCCGAAGCCGAAGGAGTTCGACAGCACCACCTCGATCTCCCGCGACTGGGCGACATGCGGCACCAGGTCGAGATCGGTCTCCACCGAGGGGTTGTCGAGATTGATCGTCGGCGGGACGATCTGGTCGCGGATGGCGAGGATGGAGAAGATCGCCTCCACCGACCCGGCGGCCCCAAGGAGGTGGCCCGTCGACGACTTCGTCGAGGACATGGCCGGCTTCTTCGGCGCGTTGGCGAGCAGGCGCTCGGCCGCGCGCAGCTCGATCTCGTCACCCAGCGGCGTCGAGGTGCCATGGGCGTTGATGTAATCGAGATCGGATGCTGCGATGCCGGCGCGGTCGAGCGCGGCGCGCATGCAGCGATAGGCGCCGTCGCCGTCCTCGGCCGGAGAGGTGATGTGATAGGCGTCACCCGACATGCCGTAGCCGACAACCTCGGCGTAGATGCGGGCGCCGCGCTCGAGCGCATGCTCCAGCTCTTCGAGCACGACGATGCCGG
This portion of the Bosea sp. OAE506 genome encodes:
- the mltG gene encoding endolytic transglycosylase MltG; translated protein: MNDSPRVAPKSPSEALKPVAPPAPPPKARRRRRSSPFVAMLSGLFTALLVLGGLVGAGIAVVSSQSRSPGPFASDRVLIIPKDSGLAEIADLLQREGMIEHPWVFRVSALISGNWTKLKAGEYLFKARASQADILDIIADGKVVEHSITVPEGLTSEQIVARLRENDLLSGDIIQVPREGSILPDTYRIPRGFSRQAIIDRMARDQAALLNRIWDRKPADLPIKTKQELVTLASIVEKETGRADERPRVAGVFINRLNRRMKLQSDPTIVYGIVGGQGTLGRSILRSEITQPTPYNTYVIDGLPPGPIANPGRAAMEAVVNHSRTKDLYFVADGSGGHAFAETLEQHNRNVGRWRQIEAVRREPGKPPAEASVDKVEPPPAPDTRSEAPATQPSEGEAIETWPVPGNRRAAAGQLPQGAALAGGRVRAFDASEGTSRDPLLNKTFDLNSPKQIPALRP